From one Bordetella genomosp. 9 genomic stretch:
- the surE gene encoding 5'/3'-nucleotidase SurE, which produces MRILVSNDDGYSAPGLLALVDALRGLGDLTVVAPEVNHSGASNSLTLNRPLSVREAANGFLYVNGTPSDCVHVALTGGLVDARPDLVVSGINNGANMGDDTLYSGTVAAAIEGYLFGIPSIAFSLHEKGWAHLDAAAAMARRVVEHHIAHPLPATVLLNVNIPNRPEQTMQGMRVTRLGKRHPSEPVVRTTTPYGDTVYWIGPAGLAADAGPDTDFHAVADGAVSITPLRLDLTHQAMLPELRHWAEPLCAKG; this is translated from the coding sequence ATGCGGATTCTGGTTTCCAACGATGATGGTTATTCGGCGCCCGGCCTCCTGGCGCTCGTGGACGCCTTGCGGGGATTGGGCGACCTGACCGTGGTCGCCCCCGAGGTCAACCACAGCGGCGCCTCCAATTCCCTGACGCTGAATCGTCCGCTGTCGGTGCGCGAGGCCGCCAACGGTTTCCTCTACGTCAACGGCACGCCGTCCGATTGCGTACACGTCGCCCTGACGGGCGGCCTGGTGGACGCGCGGCCGGACCTGGTCGTTTCCGGTATCAACAACGGCGCCAACATGGGTGACGACACGCTGTACTCGGGTACCGTGGCCGCGGCCATCGAAGGCTATCTGTTCGGCATCCCCTCCATCGCGTTCTCCCTGCATGAAAAGGGCTGGGCCCACCTGGACGCCGCCGCCGCGATGGCGCGCCGGGTGGTCGAGCACCACATCGCCCATCCGCTGCCCGCGACCGTGCTGCTGAACGTGAATATTCCCAATCGGCCCGAGCAGACCATGCAGGGCATGCGCGTGACGCGACTGGGCAAGCGCCATCCTTCCGAGCCCGTGGTGCGCACCACCACGCCTTACGGCGACACCGTCTACTGGATCGGGCCGGCCGGGCTCGCGGCGGATGCCGGTCCGGACACGGATTTTCATGCAGTGGCCGACGGCGCGGTGTCGATCACGCCGCTGCGACTGGACCTGACGCACCAGGCGATGCTGCCTGAACTGCGCCACTGGGCGGAGCCTCTATGCGCAAAAGGGTAG
- the plsY gene encoding glycerol-3-phosphate 1-O-acyltransferase PlsY yields the protein MLQTHYPIAYNVGLVVLAYLIGSIPFAVVVTRLMGMQDPRTYGSGNPGATNVLRSGNKTAAALTLLGDAAKGWFAVWLVQRIGSPVGVTWNVIALAALAVFLGHLYPVFLKFQGGKGVATALGVLFAVSPWLALATVATWIIIVVFFRYSSLAALVAAVFAPVYYLFGSNLAWYAEPPLVAAITVISVLLILRHRANISRLLNGTESKVGQKKKS from the coding sequence ATGCTGCAGACCCACTACCCCATCGCCTACAACGTCGGTCTTGTCGTGCTGGCCTATCTGATCGGCTCGATCCCCTTCGCCGTGGTGGTCACCCGGCTGATGGGGATGCAGGATCCGCGCACCTATGGGTCCGGCAACCCCGGCGCGACCAATGTGCTGCGCTCCGGCAACAAGACGGCCGCCGCGCTGACCCTGCTGGGCGACGCCGCCAAGGGCTGGTTCGCGGTGTGGCTGGTTCAGCGCATCGGCAGCCCGGTGGGCGTGACGTGGAATGTGATCGCGCTGGCGGCGCTGGCGGTTTTCCTGGGACACCTGTACCCCGTCTTCCTGAAATTCCAGGGCGGCAAGGGGGTGGCGACGGCGCTGGGCGTGCTGTTCGCGGTCTCCCCCTGGCTGGCGCTGGCCACGGTGGCGACCTGGATCATCATCGTGGTGTTCTTCCGCTATTCGTCGCTGGCCGCGCTGGTGGCGGCGGTGTTCGCGCCCGTGTACTACCTGTTCGGGTCGAACCTGGCCTGGTACGCCGAACCGCCGCTGGTGGCGGCGATCACGGTCATCAGCGTCCTGCTCATCCTGCGCCATCGGGCCAACATCAGCCGCCTGTTGAACGGCACGGAATCGAAGGTCGGGCAAAAGAAGAAAAGCTGA
- the tsaD gene encoding tRNA (adenosine(37)-N6)-threonylcarbamoyltransferase complex transferase subunit TsaD — protein sequence MIILGFESSCDETGVAAVCTERGLLAHALHTQIAMHQEYGGVVPELASRDHVRRVVPLTRQVLREAGLAVSDVDAVAYTAGPGLAGALLVGASVAQAFAWARDLPAIAIHHLEGHLLSPLLADPRPEFPFVALLVSGGHTQLMRVDGVGRYTLLGETLDDAAGEAFDKSAKLLGLGYPGGPALAGLAEQGDPARFELPRPMLHSGDLDFSFSGLKTAVLTRVKALRQGGGEPDPAAIADLAAATQAAIVDVLAAKAAKALKETGLRRLVVAGGVGANKALRERLAASLPRLKAQAYFPPLSLCTDNGAMIAFAAGERVKAGLALLDRGSHAFTVRPRWDLEEVSVAA from the coding sequence ATGATCATTCTCGGTTTTGAAAGCTCCTGCGATGAGACCGGCGTGGCCGCCGTCTGCACCGAACGCGGCCTGCTGGCGCATGCCCTGCATACGCAGATCGCCATGCATCAGGAATACGGCGGCGTGGTGCCGGAACTGGCGTCGCGCGACCACGTGCGGCGCGTGGTCCCGTTGACCCGCCAGGTCTTGCGCGAAGCCGGCCTGGCGGTCTCTGACGTCGATGCCGTCGCCTACACGGCCGGTCCGGGCCTGGCCGGCGCGCTGCTGGTCGGCGCCAGCGTGGCGCAGGCCTTCGCCTGGGCGCGCGACCTGCCGGCCATCGCCATCCATCACCTGGAAGGGCACCTGCTGTCGCCCCTGCTGGCGGATCCGCGTCCGGAGTTTCCCTTCGTGGCGCTGCTGGTATCGGGCGGGCATACCCAGCTGATGCGTGTGGACGGGGTGGGGCGCTACACCTTGCTGGGCGAGACGCTGGACGACGCCGCCGGCGAAGCCTTCGATAAGTCGGCGAAGCTGCTGGGCCTGGGTTACCCGGGCGGCCCGGCGCTGGCCGGATTGGCGGAGCAGGGCGATCCGGCGCGTTTCGAGCTGCCGCGCCCCATGCTGCACAGCGGCGACCTGGATTTCAGCTTCAGCGGGCTGAAGACGGCGGTGCTGACGCGGGTCAAGGCCCTGCGGCAGGGCGGCGGCGAGCCGGATCCGGCCGCGATCGCGGATCTGGCCGCGGCCACGCAGGCCGCCATCGTCGACGTGCTGGCCGCCAAGGCGGCGAAAGCCTTGAAGGAAACCGGCCTGCGGCGCCTGGTGGTCGCGGGCGGTGTGGGGGCCAACAAGGCCCTGCGCGAGCGGCTGGCGGCGTCGCTGCCGCGCCTGAAGGCGCAGGCGTATTTCCCGCCGCTGTCGCTATGCACCGACAACGGCGCCATGATCGCGTTCGCCGCCGGCGAACGGGTCAAGGCGGGACTGGCGCTGCTGGACCGCGGCAGCCATGCCTTTACCGTACGGCCGCGCTGGGACCTGGAAGAGGTATCCGTGGCGGCCTGA